The genomic stretch AATACAAGCACAACACCTGCCTGTATGAGATTGCTTCGCTTCACAATGACTTGTACAAGCAGCAGAACAAACGCAAAACCTAAAACAACTAAAGCTGCGCCAAACGCAACCTTCGTTCCGATTGTGAGCATTGCCCATATCATGACAGCGACGAGTGCTGTGCAGATAATTTGTGCGAGCATCCCCTTCTTAACGAACAGATAGTAGATGATTGCTCCGCAGAAGCCCATGCCTAAAATGGCACTGATTTCATTGCCGGAAAAGAACCAACCGGAATGACCTTGTTTCGCCAAGTAATCGTAGCTTCGTTTGCCTGTTCCTGTTAACTCGGCAATCAGCATAACGACGCTAACAACGCTTGTATTGATGAACAGGTACTTTGGCACCGTGACCTTCCAATCACGATTCTTACCAAGATGGCGGAAGATCATGACATAAACGAGCAGCGCCGTGATGAAGAAGAAAGTCTTCAGGATAAACGTCAGCTCACCCACAGCCGAGACGGGATCTTTCCATACCATATTGACTGCAAAATTGGCTGCAAAATAAACAGCTAGAACAGCCATGTAAATGAACGTATTTCTGCTCCATCGTCTATCCGGGTAACTAAGCATGTACAGCATGCCAATCGGAATGACGAGAAGTCGTATCGGATTGGAAACCGGTATAGAGAAATACGCCAGTAAATCAAGAAAAGGCTGAGCTAGTATAAAGAAGATGAATAGTTTTTCTAATGTATGATGATTATCCTTAAGTCTTTGCATCAATGCTTGCAACTGAATGTCCTCCTTCGTGCCACTCTTGCCAATTTACTTAGCAGCAGAGCCGCCTCTTCCCAATAGGATATAAAATGATTGTATTTTCATCAGGAATACGCAGAGCAGAAATACGATGACTCCGCTAATTGAACAAAGCAGGATCGTGATTATCGGCTGCAGCTGATTAACTACATCTTTTAGCAGG from Terribacillus sp. DMT04 encodes the following:
- a CDS encoding O-antigen ligase family protein, yielding MQALMQRLKDNHHTLEKLFIFFILAQPFLDLLAYFSIPVSNPIRLLVIPIGMLYMLSYPDRRWSRNTFIYMAVLAVYFAANFAVNMVWKDPVSAVGELTFILKTFFFITALLVYVMIFRHLGKNRDWKVTVPKYLFINTSVVSVVMLIAELTGTGKRSYDYLAKQGHSGWFFSGNEISAILGMGFCGAIIYYLFVKKGMLAQIICTALVAVMIWAMLTIGTKVAFGAALVVLGFAFVLLLVQVIVKRSNLIQAGVVLVLLAVTIFVTPEMPIGNNLGLSVEMANEKAQQQEEALETAPLPEEVEEGEVPPPGSVRQWSSWQLMALNGREEYFGTVLYYFEHAPVIQKVFGMGIGGNYTGEQPRIIEMDILDWFFGFGYLGTFILILPLLFVIGSILVFIFKQRFRTLHASALFTGAGACIGLGAAFIAGHILSSPASGFYLALLLGFLYGLLRQKPEKFFQ